CAAAGATTGTTGCACGGGCAGAAGGTTTCCATATGCAGACTAGTTACAACAATACAAGCTGGTACGCTTCCTTCAACATAGTGTTTGAGGACGACAGGTAATTAATCCACAAGTTCTTATTCCAGTGAGGCTACCTAGCTAGAGTTTATTTCAATATATACATTATTCCCTGTTATATAGAGTATGCAAGTTGTATTCCAACCACAGTGGTTTATCAATGTGGTATATGAATTTTGATGAAGCTATTAAATTGTCTACTGTgaataaaagtaaatttttaTCTAGCTGGTTTCACGGCAAATAATGCTCATGTACATCGAACAGGTTTAAGGGATCTATGCTTCAGGTGATGGGCACTACTCCGGCAGAAGGTCAGTGGGCCATCTCTTGTGGAACTGGGGAATTTGCCTTGGCTCATGGCATTATCAAGCAGAAAGTTATCCAGTCAACTCCTGGCGAAAATGTCAAAGAACTTCATGTCCATGCATTCTACACTCCAATGAATGATCCTGTGGTATCCATACCACCTTTTTGAATCTCTATATATAGGCCCTTTCCATTTTGTCATTATGAAATTCAGAAATTGGTATTTTGGTTTCCAAGCattttaatttattcaaatacaaTATTTACAACTATAATTAATTACTTACTGAATAGTAATACTGGTGGTGTTTAAAATGTAGCTTTGTTTGACATACAAGTAGGAAATTATATAttgaaattatttatatatatgtagctcATTCATCTAACTAATTTCTTCTACGATTTACATGTTACATGGGAAAATGTGTGTTAATATAGACATTACTTGTGCACCTTATCtagctgcatatatatgctGGAGCCTGGAGGTGATCATAACAATTGGAATGTTTTGGTTTATTCCATCATTCCTAGGTTCCTGGCGCTACTGATGGGAAGTCCTGGACGCTCGGGGCTTAAAACCAAAAGCTACTTCCATGCATGGTTTTGTGCTGTTCCAGTGTGTTACTTTGTATTGTGACGAACAATAATTTGGGCACCAAAGCATTATTTCTCAAGAGTAGGAAAAAATCATATCCTACTTCTTAAGTCGAGTAAAATTTGAATGGATTCATGGAAAGGACAGGTTCTATATCGATCCTGGCCTACTCAAAGATCCGTTGTGTAGTTGTAATTGTAATGTTGATTTCGAGCTCTATGGATGAAACTAGTAATAAATTGAAGTGAAGTTTGTTGTGTCGACAAAGGATTATGTGTACTGGATCACCTggattaattatatataccGTAGCACTTGGTTATTGTTAATATATTAATACTAATTAATAGGTTTACACATGCTCTCTGAACTTCTGACGGCCTCACATTTTCATAAAAAAGCCTACCTATGAATTACTTTTCAAAATCAGTGACTTTGTATCTAGGTAAAAAGCTATTCATCAGAGGTTTTGAAAGGATCGTTTAAACTAGGTCCATGTCTCTTGCA
The sequence above is drawn from the Oryza glaberrima chromosome 10, OglaRS2, whole genome shotgun sequence genome and encodes:
- the LOC127753241 gene encoding dirigent protein 1-like; this encodes MAYYEIAPVECPLQQNELYMHLYLRQADRGPNRDQEVILNPKVRPNDFGLTATTAWTISDSLDPNAKIVARAEGFHMQTSYNNTSWYASFNIVFEDDRFKGSMLQVMGTTPAEGQWAISCGTGEFALAHGIIKQKVIQSTPGENVKELHVHAFYTPMNDPVVPGATDGKSWTLGA